One Microbacterium sp. zg-B96 genomic region harbors:
- a CDS encoding zinc ABC transporter substrate-binding protein, producing the protein MARKTLTAVAIGAASVLALSGCAGDATATDDGTLQVVASTSVYGQIAEEIGGDAVEVTSIVSSLSQDPHSYEASARDQLTIQRADLILENGGGYDAFIDGLIEATGSEAPVLTAVEFSQEWSGDAAHDDSGEHDDHDHEHVEGFNEHVWYDPRTVVHVAEAIAAELTELSPDDGAVFEANLADFTAQIEQLEAELAEVATAHGGDGVFVTEPAPVSLITAAGLTDLTPAAFSQAVEEGQDVPPATLLQALDVIASGDARVVIANAQTGGAETTQTIDAAETAGIEVVEFTETLPDGTTYIEWMQDNIRALATALDS; encoded by the coding sequence ATGGCCCGCAAGACCCTCACCGCCGTCGCGATCGGCGCGGCATCCGTCCTCGCGCTCTCGGGATGTGCCGGCGACGCCACCGCGACCGACGACGGCACGCTGCAGGTCGTCGCCTCGACGAGCGTGTACGGGCAGATCGCGGAGGAGATCGGCGGGGATGCCGTGGAAGTCACCTCCATCGTCTCGTCGCTGTCGCAGGACCCGCACTCCTATGAGGCCAGCGCCCGCGATCAGCTGACGATCCAGCGTGCGGACCTCATCCTCGAGAACGGCGGCGGGTACGACGCGTTCATCGACGGGCTCATCGAGGCGACCGGCTCCGAGGCGCCGGTGCTCACCGCCGTCGAGTTCTCGCAGGAGTGGAGCGGCGACGCCGCCCACGATGACAGCGGTGAGCACGACGACCACGACCACGAGCATGTCGAGGGCTTCAATGAGCACGTCTGGTACGACCCGCGCACGGTCGTCCATGTCGCCGAGGCGATCGCGGCCGAGCTGACCGAACTCAGCCCCGATGACGGCGCCGTGTTCGAGGCGAACCTGGCGGACTTCACCGCGCAGATCGAGCAGCTCGAAGCAGAACTCGCCGAGGTCGCCACGGCCCACGGCGGGGACGGCGTCTTCGTGACCGAGCCCGCCCCGGTCTCCCTCATCACTGCCGCGGGACTGACCGACCTGACCCCCGCCGCGTTCAGTCAGGCCGTCGAAGAGGGCCAGGACGTGCCTCCCGCCACCCTGCTGCAGGCGCTGGATGTCATCGCGTCCGGCGACGCGCGCGTGGTGATCGCCAACGCGCAGACCGGCGGCGCAGAGACGACCCAGACGATCGATGCGGCCGAGACCGCCGGCATCGAGGTGGTGGAGTTCACCGAGACGCTCCCCGACGGCACGACGTACATTGAGTGGATGCAGGACAACATCCGAGCCCTCGCCACGGCGCTGGACTCGTGA
- a CDS encoding metal ABC transporter ATP-binding protein, with product MSTPPAGTAPLRITGAALRRDDRELWAGLDLEVQPGELLAVLGPSGSGKTTLLRAILGLESLSAGSIEALGRPVRGRGNRAIGYIPQQRPLPPETALRGRDLVALGIDGHRFGFPFPRRGDRARVEALVDAVDARDFADRPVGLLSGGEQQRLRIGQALADEPLLLLCDEPLTSLDLANQQGVVGLIDGYRRRTDAAVLLVTHDINPVLGSVDRILYIAGGRFTLGTPDEVLTSEVLSNLYGAPISVLRAGGRLVVVGAPDADVSHHHHHDEASA from the coding sequence GTGAGCACCCCGCCCGCCGGCACCGCGCCGCTGCGCATCACCGGGGCAGCCCTGCGCCGCGACGACCGGGAGCTGTGGGCGGGCCTTGACCTCGAGGTGCAGCCGGGCGAACTGCTGGCCGTCCTCGGCCCGTCTGGATCCGGCAAGACCACGCTCCTGCGGGCGATCCTCGGGCTCGAGTCGCTCAGCGCGGGCAGCATCGAAGCGCTCGGGCGTCCGGTGCGCGGCCGCGGCAACCGCGCCATCGGCTACATCCCGCAGCAGCGGCCGCTGCCACCGGAGACCGCGCTGCGCGGTCGGGACCTGGTCGCTCTCGGCATCGACGGCCACCGCTTCGGGTTCCCCTTTCCCCGCCGCGGCGACCGCGCGCGCGTCGAGGCGCTCGTCGACGCGGTCGACGCACGCGACTTCGCCGACCGCCCGGTGGGGTTGCTCTCCGGCGGCGAGCAGCAGCGCCTGCGCATCGGGCAGGCCCTCGCCGACGAACCGCTCCTGCTGCTGTGCGACGAACCGCTGACGAGCCTGGACCTTGCCAACCAGCAGGGCGTGGTCGGCCTCATCGACGGGTACCGGCGACGGACGGATGCCGCGGTGCTGCTGGTGACCCACGACATCAACCCGGTGCTGGGCTCGGTCGACCGCATCCTCTACATCGCCGGCGGCCGCTTCACGCTCGGCACCCCTGACGAGGTGCTCACCTCGGAGGTGCTCAGCAACCTGTACGGCGCTCCCATCTCGGTGCTGCGGGCAGGTGGCCGGCTGGTCGTCGTCGGCGCCCCCGACGCCGACGTCTCCCACCATCACCACCACGACGAGGCATCCGCATGA